A genomic stretch from Erigeron canadensis isolate Cc75 chromosome 9, C_canadensis_v1, whole genome shotgun sequence includes:
- the LOC122581716 gene encoding uncharacterized protein LOC122581716 isoform X3, whose amino-acid sequence MPHYVNFEAFNTVSKISVPEVKLQDIEVATNNFLMCIGEHEFGLMYKGELSILGKPTTSFLIKRFMDIDDNDGPLGNHVLKYFLDQVFELGGQPQSNVISMLGYCIEEKEKIIVYECPGRGRLDQYIRYDNSSSTTLTWLVRLKICAGAAHAVDHSHGIDFIYNDIESSKILVDDRWLAKVTDFLIYAPSSKGLDRGVDADHAYGAPEYINNGVPTDKTNVYSFGVVLFEVLCGRLCTEEVNGVMLSPKLIKDLYETMKLAEIVDPSLREEMISSSSLDKYSAIAYQCLLDDPQQRPSMADVAKELEELFRIEAFSTLSVPEVKLQEIKVATNNFDMCIGEHEFGKMYKGVLSILGIPTTVLLKRYMNMNIDERSENHLTDHDGTLCRQPHQNAISILGFCIGKREKITIYEYPGRGRLDQYIRRSNNSSTTPLTWLLRLKICVGAAHAIDHAHSIHVIYSDIKSSKILVDDNWEAKVTDFLISTPGSKGLDKGVVADHAYGAPELINNGVRTDKTNVYSFGMVLFEVLCGRLCTEEVDGVMLSPKLIIDLYETMKLAEIVDPSLRKEMISSSSLGKYSAIAYRCLLDDPQQRPSMADVAKEFVELIRMERIHQSTLQEVPLKEIQVATNYFQSYIGKHDCGDLIYEGELSITGIPTKVYILSFLEHSRRPMSYLETVGYLSELQNLTYIAALGYCYEEGEKIIVYEHPEGGSLDQYIRHSSNTTLTWIQRLNICFRAACGLFQVHQRHIFQRAFRSANILLDTEQVAKVCDFMISAPNTSTSLGDIAADRVYGAPEVILSTGKASKEADVYAFGVVLFEVLCGRLFTEEVDGVMLSAQLIKDLIETKKLAEVVDPSLRKEMISSSSLDKYSAIAYRCLLDDPQQRPSLADVAKEFVELIRMEAFSIISVPEVKLQEIELATNNFEMCIGEHKCGKMYKGELSIPGKPTTVLLKRYMNIDELSESHFLEQDGTLCRQPHQNTISVLGFCMEKGEKITVYEYPGRGSLDQYIRRNNNSSTTSLTWLLRLKICAGAAHAVHHAHSICVIYTDIESSKILVDDKWEAKVTDFLISTPGSKGLDRHVIADHAYGAPEFINNGVPTDKTNVYSFGVVLFEILCGRLCTEEVAGVMLSPKLIIDLYETMKLDEFVDPSLREEMISSSSLEKYSSIAYRCLLDDPQQRPSMADVAKELEELLDIESIHQGTLQEVSLKEIQVATNNFQLYIGKNPSGDLIYEGELSILGIPTKVQVVDYLTPIVKACVSLASKAP is encoded by the exons ATGCCGCACTATGTTAATTTTGAAGCATTTAAC ACTGTCAGTAAAATCTCAGTACCAGAAGTGAAATTGCAAGATATAGAAGTAGCAACCAATAACTTTTTAATGTGTATTGGCGAACATGAATTTGGTCTGATGTACAAAGGGGAGCTCTCCATCCTTGGAAAACCTACAACATCATTTCTTATAAAGAGGTTCATGGATATTGATGACAATGATGGGCCTTTAGGGAATCATGTATTAAAGTACTTTTTGGATCAAGTTTTTGAACTCGGTGGTCAACCGCAGTCGAATGTTATATCTATGCTCGGTTATTGTATAGAGGAAAAGGAAAAGATTATTGTTTACGAATGTCCAGGTCGTGGAAGGTTAGATCAGTACATAAGGTACGATAATAGCTCATCTACAACTCTGACATGGTTAGTGAGGCTCAAGATATGTGCCGGTGCAGCTCATGCAGTAGATCACTCCCACGGTATAGATTTCATCTACAATGATATAGAAAGCTCAAAGATTCTGGTTGATGACAGATGGCTTGCTAAAGTTACTGATTTTCTGATATACGCACCAAGTTCAAAAGGGTTAGATAGAGGTGTTGATGCTGACCATGCTTATGGCGCACCAGAATATATTAACAATGGTGTCCCAACAGATAAAACCAATGTATATTCTTTCGGCGTGGTACTATTTGAAGTTCTGTGTGGGAGGTTGTGCACAGAAGAGGTGAATGGCGTCATGTTATCACCCAAGCTCATCAAAGACTTGTATGAAACGATGAAACTAGCCGAAATTGTTGATCCTAGTTTAAGAGAAGAAATGATAAGCTCAAGCTCCCTGGACAAATATTCAGCAATTGCGTATCAATGCTTGCTGGATGATCCACAACAACGACCTTCCATGGCTGATGTTGCAAAAGAGCTTGAAGAGTTATTTCGAATCGAG GCCTTCAGTACACTCTCAGTACCAGAAGTGAAATTGCAAGAAATAAAAGTAGCAACCAATAACTTTGACATGTGTATTGGCGAACATGAATTTGGCAAGATGTACAAAGGGGTGCTCTCCATCCTTGGAATACCTACAACAGTCCTTCTAAAGAGGTACATGAACATGAATATTGATGAGCGTTCAGAAAACCATCTTACGGATCACGATGGCACACTCTGTCGTCAACCACATCAGAACGCCATATCTATTCTCGGTTTTTGCATAGGGAAACGAGAAAAGATTACAATTTATGAATATCCAGGTCGTGGAAGGTTAGATCAGTATATAAGGCGTAGCAATAACTCATCTACAACGCCTCTCACGTGGTTGCTAAGGCTCAAGATATGTGTCGGTGCAGCTCATGCAATAGATCACGCCCATAGTATACATGTCATCTACTCCGATATAAAAAGCTCAAAGATTTTGGTAGATGACAATTGGGAAGCGAAAGTTACTGATTTTCTGATATCCACACCAGGCTCAAAAGGTTTAGATAAAGGTGTCGTTGCTGACCATGCTTATGGCGCACCAGAACTTATTAACAATGGTGTCCGGACAGATAAGACCAATGTATATTCTTTCGGCATGGTACTATTTGAAGTTTTGTGTGGGAGGTTGTGCACCGAAGAGGTGGACGGCGTCATGTTATCACCCAAACTCATCATAGACTTGTATGAAACGATGAAACTAGCCGAAATTGTTGATCCCAgtttaagaaaagaaatgataagcTCAAGCTCCTTGGGCAAATATTCAGCAATCGCCTATCGATGTTTGCTGGATGATCCACAACAACGACCTTCCATGGCTGATGTCGCAAAAGAGTTTGTAGAATTAATACGAATGGAG AGAATTCACCAAAGCACACTACAGGAAGTGCCATTGAAAGAGATACAAGTAGCAACCAATTACTTTCAATCGTATATTGGCAAACATGATTGTGGCGACCTGATATACGAAGGGGAACTTTCCATCACTGGAATACCTACGaaggtatatatattaagttttctTGAGCATTCAAGACGCCCAATGAGTTATTTGGAAACAGTGGGCTATTTATCTGAACTACAAAATCTAACTTATATCGCGGCCCTCGGTTATTGCTATGAGGAAGGGGAGAAGATAATAGTGTATGAGCATCCAGAGGGTGGAAGTTTGGATCAGTATATAAGGCACAGTAGTAATACTACTCTTACGTGGATCCAAAGACTTAATATATGTTTCCGTGCAGCTTGTGGATTATTCCAAGTCCATCAACGACACATATTCCAAAGAGCATTTAGAAGTGCAAATATTTTGCTAGATACAGAGCAGGTTGCTAAAGTTTGTGATTTTATGATATCTGCCCCAAATACTTCAACAAGTTTAGGTGACATTGCTGCTGACCGTGTTTATGGCGCACCAGAGGTCATTCTTAGTACTGGTAAAGCGTCGAAAGAAGCAGATGTATATGCTTTCGGCGTGGTACTATTTGAAGTTCTTTGTGGGAGGTTGTTCACCGAAGAGGTGGATGGCGTCATGTTATCTGCCCAACTCATCAAAGATTTGATTGAAACGAAGAAACTAGCCGAAGTTGTTGATCCTAgtttaagaaaagaaatgataagcTCAAGCTCCTTGGATAAATATTCAGCAATTGCTTATCGATGTTTGCTGGATGATCCACAACAACGACCTTCACTGGCTGATGTGGCAAAAGAGTTTGTAGAATTGATACGAATGGAG GCCTTCAGTATAATCTCAGTACCAGAAGTGAAATTGCAAGAAATAGAATTAGCAACCAATAACTTTGAAATGTGTATTGGCGAACATAAATGTGGCAAGATGTACAAAGGGGAGCTCTCCATCCCTGGAAAACCTACAACAGTCCTTCTAAAGAGGTACATGAATATTGATGAGCTTTCAGAAAGCCATTTTTTGGAGCAAGATGGCACACTCTGTCGTCAACCACATCAGAACACCATATCTGTTCTTGGTTTTTGCATGGAGAAAGGGGAGAAGATTACAGTTTATGAATATCCAGGTCGTGGAAGCTTAGATCAGTATATAAGGCGTAACAATAACTCATCTACAACGTCTCTTACGTGGTTGTTAAGGCTCAAGATATGTGCCGGTGCAGCTCATGCTGTACATCACGCCCACAGTATATGTGTCATCTACACCGACATAGAAAGCTCAAAGATTCTGGTAGATGACAAATGGGAAGCTAAAGTTACTGATTTTCTGATATCCACACCAGGTTCAAAAGGTTTAGATAGGCATGTCATTGCTGACCATGCTTATGGCGCACCAGAATTTATTAATAATGGTGTTCCGACAGATAAAACCAATGTATATTCTTTCGGCGTGGTACTATTTGAAATTTTGTGTGGGAGGTTGTGCACCGAAGAGGTGGCTGGCGTCATGTTATCACCCAAACTCATCATAGACTTGTATGAAACGATGAAACTAGACGAATTTGTTGATCCTAGTTTAAGAGAAGAAATGATAAGCTCAAGCTCCTTGGAAAAATATTCATCAATTGCGTATCGATGCTTGCTGGATGATCCACAACAACGACCTTCCATGGCTGATGTCGCAAAAGAGCTTGAAGAGTTATTGGATATCGAG AGCATTCACCAAGGCACACTACAAGAAGTGTCATTGAAAGAGATACAAGTTGCAACCAATAACTTTCAATTGTATATTGGCAAAAATCCTTCTGGTGACTTGATATACGAAGGGGAACTTTCCATCTTAGGAATCCCTACAAAG GTGCAGGTCGTGGATTATCTTACACCCATAGTAAAGGCTTGTGTGAGCCTGGCTTCAAAAGCGCCTTAA